A part of Myxococcales bacterium genomic DNA contains:
- a CDS encoding right-handed parallel beta-helix repeat-containing protein has protein sequence MSVERVAARDLRPIRSDFLGASVASGVVLVDGSASLDQLTVDGATLAALQLGRNANVSGRRVLLRKTAPGAPLELGAGIIVGSASSLDLAESAVDESSLTAIYARGQRRATLRLTKSSISRTQGGSSGQGLLIDTAAEVVFDEVHVSKSGQVGVLANGGTARLSRCVFSDNAIAMHVQGGATLRETADEAVVAQEIRVSPDTTFIRNGTKLGAGLLPLPEPIPE, from the coding sequence ATGAGCGTTGAGCGCGTCGCAGCCCGCGACCTTCGGCCTATCCGAAGCGACTTCTTGGGCGCCTCCGTGGCCTCCGGCGTCGTGTTGGTCGACGGCTCGGCGTCGCTGGACCAGCTCACGGTCGACGGCGCGACGCTCGCTGCGCTGCAATTGGGGCGAAACGCGAACGTGTCGGGCCGCCGCGTACTCTTGCGCAAGACCGCGCCGGGCGCGCCCTTGGAGCTGGGCGCGGGCATCATCGTCGGGAGCGCGAGCTCGCTCGATCTCGCAGAGTCGGCCGTCGACGAGTCGTCGCTGACAGCCATCTACGCTCGCGGACAGCGGCGAGCGACGCTTCGCCTTACGAAGAGCTCAATCTCGCGGACGCAAGGCGGCTCCTCGGGTCAGGGCCTGCTGATCGACACCGCAGCGGAAGTCGTCTTCGACGAGGTTCACGTCTCGAAGAGCGGACAAGTCGGCGTCCTCGCCAACGGCGGCACCGCACGCCTCTCTCGGTGCGTGTTCTCCGACAACGCCATCGCGATGCACGTGCAAGGCGGCGCCACGCTCCGCGAGACGGCCGACGAGGCGGTGGTGGCCCAAGAGATTCGCGTCTCGCCGGACACGACGTTCATTCGGAACGGAACCAAGCTGGGCGCCGGCCTCCTGCCGTTGCCGGAACCCATCCCCGAGTAA
- a CDS encoding molybdopterin-dependent oxidoreductase, producing MAPESAVHYRTCNLCEAMCGIAIEHQGERVLSIKGDKADPFSEGHICPKAVALQDLQNDPDRLRTPMRRVGDRWEPLSWDDAYDLAEREIGRVRERYGRHAVATYLGNPTIHSLGATLFAPIFLRALRTKNRFSATSVDQLPHHVAATAMFGHALLLPVPDLDRTEHLLILGANPAASKGSLLSAGDVMGRIAKIRARGGKVVLIDPRRTETAAAATEHHFIRPGTDALLLASMLHVLFRKSLVTLGRLGAHSRGLGELSTLVQSFPPERVAAATGMTPELIDRLAVEFAAAPRAAAYGRIGISLQEHGSLACWLTTALNAATGRLDEVGGVMFPEPAIDVLRITGAAGYGAGTFGRWKSRVRQWPEFGGEFPVATLVDEIETPGDGQVKALITHAGNPVLSTPSGARLSRAIAGLEFYLAIDFYKNETTRHAHLILPPTGPLEREHYDVVFHGLAVRNGAKFSPAMFRRLAGARHDWEILNELAVRLRFGGRRARLAARLQAKALEALGPRGLVDLGLRAGPYGASLRHLRSGLSVGTLMASPHGIDLGPLKPRLPDVLRKPDKLVDLAPKVLTDDAARLGALADASARSRLQLLGRRDLRSNNSWMHNTERLMRGRARCTLLVHPSDAEPRGLKTGSRARVTSVVGSVVIEVELTEDIMRGVVSMPHGWGHDREGSALRVASQHAGVSLNDLTDASRVDPLCGNAALNGIDVDVERLDSD from the coding sequence ATGGCCCCCGAGTCCGCGGTGCACTATCGGACGTGCAACCTGTGCGAGGCCATGTGCGGCATCGCCATCGAGCATCAGGGCGAGCGGGTCTTGTCCATCAAGGGCGACAAGGCCGATCCCTTCAGCGAAGGGCACATTTGCCCCAAGGCCGTAGCGCTGCAGGATCTCCAGAACGATCCCGATCGGCTACGCACGCCGATGCGTCGCGTAGGCGATCGATGGGAGCCGCTCTCTTGGGATGACGCCTACGACCTCGCGGAGCGCGAGATCGGCCGCGTGCGTGAGCGTTACGGCCGTCACGCGGTGGCGACGTACCTCGGCAACCCGACGATTCACAGCCTCGGCGCGACACTCTTTGCGCCCATCTTTCTGCGCGCCTTGCGGACCAAGAATCGCTTCTCGGCCACGAGCGTCGATCAGCTCCCGCACCATGTGGCCGCGACGGCCATGTTCGGGCACGCGCTGCTCTTGCCGGTGCCCGATCTCGACCGCACCGAGCACCTGTTGATCCTCGGCGCGAACCCCGCGGCGTCCAAGGGCTCGCTCTTGTCGGCCGGGGACGTCATGGGACGCATCGCAAAGATTCGCGCGCGCGGCGGGAAGGTCGTCCTCATCGATCCGCGACGCACGGAGACGGCGGCGGCGGCGACGGAGCACCACTTCATCAGGCCCGGCACTGACGCTCTCTTGCTGGCGTCGATGCTGCACGTGCTCTTCCGCAAGAGCCTTGTCACGCTAGGGCGCCTCGGGGCGCACTCGCGAGGACTCGGCGAATTGTCGACGCTCGTGCAGTCGTTCCCTCCTGAACGTGTGGCCGCGGCGACCGGCATGACGCCAGAGCTTATCGACCGGTTGGCGGTCGAGTTTGCTGCTGCGCCTCGCGCCGCCGCCTACGGCCGCATCGGCATCTCGCTGCAAGAGCACGGTTCGCTCGCGTGCTGGCTGACGACGGCGCTCAACGCGGCCACCGGGAGGCTCGACGAAGTCGGCGGCGTCATGTTCCCCGAGCCGGCCATCGACGTGCTTCGCATCACAGGGGCGGCCGGCTATGGCGCCGGCACGTTTGGCCGATGGAAGAGCCGCGTCCGTCAGTGGCCGGAGTTCGGTGGCGAGTTTCCGGTGGCGACGCTCGTCGACGAGATCGAGACGCCTGGCGACGGACAGGTGAAAGCGCTCATCACGCACGCAGGCAACCCGGTGCTCTCCACGCCCAGCGGCGCGCGCTTGAGTCGGGCCATCGCGGGCCTCGAGTTTTACCTGGCCATCGACTTCTACAAGAACGAGACGACGCGGCACGCGCACCTGATCTTGCCGCCGACCGGACCGCTCGAGCGAGAGCACTACGACGTGGTCTTCCACGGGCTCGCTGTGCGAAACGGCGCAAAGTTCTCGCCGGCCATGTTCCGACGGTTAGCGGGCGCGCGTCACGACTGGGAGATTCTGAACGAGCTTGCGGTTCGTCTTCGCTTTGGCGGCCGGCGAGCGCGGTTGGCCGCGCGACTCCAGGCAAAGGCGCTCGAGGCCCTTGGCCCGCGGGGACTCGTCGACCTCGGACTCCGCGCCGGGCCCTACGGCGCGAGCTTAAGGCATCTTCGGAGCGGCCTCTCGGTTGGGACTCTCATGGCTTCGCCCCACGGCATCGATCTCGGGCCGCTCAAGCCGCGATTGCCGGACGTGCTCCGGAAGCCGGACAAGCTCGTGGACCTCGCCCCGAAGGTCCTGACGGACGACGCGGCGCGTCTCGGCGCACTCGCCGATGCCAGCGCAAGATCCCGCCTTCAGCTCCTCGGGCGTCGCGATCTCCGTTCGAACAACTCGTGGATGCACAACACCGAGCGCCTCATGCGAGGGCGCGCTCGCTGCACGCTCCTCGTTCACCCGAGCGATGCGGAGCCGCGCGGCCTAAAGACCGGCTCTCGCGCGCGCGTGACGAGCGTTGTGGGGAGCGTCGTCATCGAGGTCGAGCTGACGGAGGACATCATGCGAGGCGTCGTCTCGATGCCCCACGGATGGGGTCACGACCGCGAGGGCTCCGCCCTGCGCGTCGCCTCACAGCACGCAGGCGTCAGCTTGAACGATCTCACCGACGCCTCGCGCGTCGACCCCTTGTGCGGCAACGCGGCGTTGAATGGCATCGACGTCGACGTGGAGCGTCTGGACAGCGATTGA
- a CDS encoding protein kinase yields the protein MKPELLDGRYALLRQLAAGGNARIFVAEDTKLARPVAVKLLTPPAATQPHASERLEREGRIAGAIAHPNVCALTDLGTLRNGEPYLVFELLQGETLATRLDRVGAMPADQVVRVAEQLLLGLQAVHESGVVHRDVKPENVFLVDLAPGLPLVKIIDFGTALVPGDRELDGVSLTSTGLVVGTVEYMSPEQVRGVRDFDARSDVYSVGVILYEMLAGKRPFADRAMGDLLRSIGFEKAPPVAEVAPRTPRTLARAVDIALSVERERRHPDASAFLMALRSPHAPPMTAATRVLAAVTEGATSRVAPDAEEWDMATKETGPPSVLAPGTLAPVRSPPREAPQVDPESTTVYRPLGAPEGQDPQKKEKDGKER from the coding sequence GTGAAGCCGGAGCTCCTCGACGGGCGCTACGCTCTCTTGCGGCAGCTCGCCGCTGGAGGAAACGCGCGTATCTTCGTCGCCGAAGACACCAAGCTCGCGCGCCCCGTGGCCGTGAAGCTCCTGACGCCGCCGGCGGCGACGCAGCCTCACGCGAGCGAGCGGCTCGAGCGAGAAGGACGCATCGCCGGCGCCATCGCCCACCCGAACGTGTGCGCCCTCACCGACCTCGGCACGCTCCGCAACGGTGAGCCGTATTTGGTCTTCGAGCTTCTCCAGGGCGAGACCTTGGCGACGCGCCTCGACCGGGTCGGCGCGATGCCGGCCGACCAAGTCGTGCGCGTCGCTGAGCAACTCCTCTTGGGGCTTCAGGCCGTCCACGAGAGCGGCGTCGTTCATCGCGACGTCAAGCCTGAGAACGTCTTCCTCGTGGATCTCGCGCCCGGCCTTCCCTTGGTCAAGATCATCGACTTCGGGACCGCCCTCGTGCCCGGTGACCGTGAGCTTGATGGCGTCTCGCTCACGAGCACGGGGCTCGTCGTCGGGACCGTCGAGTACATGTCGCCGGAGCAGGTGAGGGGCGTGCGCGACTTTGACGCCCGTAGCGACGTCTACTCGGTGGGCGTCATCCTCTACGAAATGCTCGCCGGCAAGCGGCCCTTCGCGGACCGAGCCATGGGTGATCTCCTCCGGTCGATTGGGTTCGAGAAGGCGCCCCCGGTGGCCGAGGTCGCGCCGCGCACTCCGCGCACGTTGGCCCGCGCCGTCGACATCGCGCTCTCGGTGGAGCGCGAGAGGCGGCACCCCGATGCGTCGGCGTTCTTGATGGCGCTGCGTTCGCCTCATGCGCCGCCCATGACGGCGGCGACCCGCGTCCTCGCCGCGGTGACCGAAGGCGCCACGTCGCGCGTGGCGCCCGACGCGGAGGAGTGGGACATGGCGACCAAGGAGACGGGGCCGCCATCGGTGCTCGCCCCAGGTACCCTCGCCCCGGTCCGCTCGCCGCCCCGTGAGGCGCCGCAGGTCGATCCCGAGTCGACGACGGTCTATCGGCCGCTTGGCGCGCCTGAGGGCCAAGACCCGCAGAAAAAGGAAAAGGACGGGAAAGAGCGCTGA
- a CDS encoding serine hydrolase, translating to MTARTPALVALLFGMALSPLARAACTTRPSPTLEFARRTDEVRALLPERVRALEAALFAPERGRDAPRTDALIVVHQGAIFYERYGRGYSRTMPHLGWSVTKSVTNLLTGIAVKEGRAALSDSVCRHLPWAPASRCGITVQHLLEFASGIDWLEEYESASLQDSSVIAMLFGEGHKDMARFVLEQETRDPPGTSYEYSTGESVLLGAVIDAAMTPAHGADYPWKLLFDPLGVTTATLEVDAAGRHVGGAYFYASPEDWARLGVFLLDDGCWEGKRLLPDGWVSASTTVSEPFLRKRVGDLPEDEQGRQFWLNRVVPGIRDRRPWPDMPEDTFSAIGHWGQFITVVPSKDLVIVRAGDDRDQSFDTNRFMALAMALTGEP from the coding sequence TTGACCGCGCGGACCCCCGCGCTTGTCGCGCTCCTGTTCGGCATGGCCCTTTCGCCTTTGGCTCGCGCCGCGTGCACGACACGGCCCTCGCCGACGCTCGAGTTTGCGCGCCGCACTGACGAGGTCCGCGCCCTGCTTCCCGAGCGCGTTCGAGCGCTCGAAGCCGCGCTCTTCGCTCCCGAGCGCGGGCGCGACGCGCCCCGCACCGACGCGCTCATCGTCGTGCACCAGGGGGCCATCTTCTACGAACGGTACGGGCGCGGGTACTCGCGGACGATGCCGCACCTCGGCTGGAGCGTGACCAAGAGCGTCACCAACTTGCTCACAGGCATCGCCGTGAAAGAAGGGCGCGCGGCCCTGAGTGACTCGGTGTGCCGGCACCTGCCATGGGCGCCAGCGTCGCGCTGCGGCATCACCGTCCAGCACCTGCTCGAGTTCGCGTCCGGCATCGATTGGCTCGAAGAGTATGAGAGCGCGTCGCTTCAAGACTCGAGCGTCATCGCCATGCTCTTCGGCGAAGGGCACAAGGACATGGCCCGGTTCGTCCTGGAGCAGGAGACGCGCGATCCTCCGGGCACGAGCTACGAATATTCGACCGGTGAGTCGGTGCTCTTGGGCGCCGTCATCGACGCGGCCATGACGCCCGCACACGGGGCCGACTATCCGTGGAAGCTCTTGTTTGACCCGCTTGGTGTGACGACGGCGACGCTCGAGGTCGACGCCGCCGGCCGCCACGTCGGAGGCGCGTATTTCTACGCGTCGCCGGAGGACTGGGCGCGCCTTGGCGTCTTCCTGCTCGACGACGGTTGCTGGGAGGGCAAGCGGCTCTTGCCCGACGGGTGGGTCTCGGCGTCGACGACCGTGAGCGAGCCCTTCCTGCGGAAGCGCGTGGGCGACCTGCCGGAGGACGAACAAGGGCGCCAGTTCTGGTTGAACCGTGTTGTGCCGGGCATTCGCGATCGGCGGCCCTGGCCCGACATGCCGGAGGACACCTTCTCCGCCATCGGGCACTGGGGGCAGTTCATCACCGTCGTGCCTTCGAAAGATCTCGTCATCGTCCGCGCCGGCGACGATCGCGACCAGAGCTTCGACACCAACCGCTTCATGGCGCTCGCCATGGCGCTCACGGGTGAGCCGTGA
- a CDS encoding sigma 54-interacting transcriptional regulator, translated as MRVHELPAKGTLVIGRGTESDIVFDDPSISRRHASIEVGDAIKVQDLGSANGTMVGGKRLVPNSPASLTPGVVLQLGSILVTLEGDVYELEAPQADETVIKDPVMIEVHRLVRVAAGSNLSVLLLGETGVGKELFARRIHDLSPRANGQLVRVNCAALVESLLEAELFGYERGAFTGAAAAKPGLLEAASGGTLFLDEVGELPLSTQAKLLRVLESGEVTRVGALRPRPVDVRFVAATHRDLPSLVSSGKFREDLFHRLDGVAVRIPPLRERKSEVVALAESFIASSAKAAGTVAPSLSDDAAERLKAHPWRGNVRELRNVIQRSVLFCNGAVLDAKGLQFETLGAVMSAPHASAATMPPAPSSHDEGGADLSPDRQERRVRVLDALEKTVWNQTRAAEILGISRRTLQSWLIELNIPRPRAGR; from the coding sequence CTGCGGGTCCACGAGCTGCCCGCCAAAGGGACGCTCGTCATTGGCCGCGGAACGGAGTCCGACATCGTCTTCGACGACCCGTCGATCTCAAGGCGGCATGCGTCCATCGAGGTTGGTGACGCCATCAAGGTGCAAGACCTGGGGAGCGCGAACGGCACCATGGTGGGCGGCAAGCGCCTCGTGCCCAACAGCCCCGCCTCGTTGACGCCGGGCGTCGTCCTTCAACTCGGCTCGATCCTCGTGACCCTCGAGGGCGACGTCTACGAGCTCGAGGCGCCGCAAGCCGACGAGACGGTCATCAAAGACCCCGTCATGATCGAGGTCCACCGGCTCGTCCGCGTGGCCGCCGGCTCCAACTTGAGCGTCCTTCTCCTCGGCGAGACGGGCGTCGGCAAGGAGCTCTTCGCGCGACGCATTCACGACCTCTCACCCCGCGCCAACGGGCAGCTCGTTCGCGTCAACTGCGCGGCGCTCGTGGAGTCGTTGCTCGAGGCCGAGCTCTTCGGCTACGAGCGCGGCGCCTTCACCGGCGCGGCGGCGGCCAAGCCTGGCCTCTTGGAGGCGGCCTCCGGCGGCACGCTCTTTCTCGACGAAGTCGGCGAGCTGCCCCTATCCACGCAGGCGAAGCTGCTTCGCGTCCTCGAGAGCGGAGAGGTCACGCGCGTCGGAGCGCTGCGGCCGCGCCCCGTCGACGTTCGCTTCGTCGCGGCGACGCACCGCGATCTGCCGTCCTTGGTCTCGAGCGGCAAGTTCCGCGAAGACTTGTTTCATCGCCTTGACGGCGTCGCGGTCCGCATCCCTCCCTTGCGCGAGCGCAAGAGCGAGGTCGTCGCGCTCGCGGAGAGCTTCATCGCTTCGTCGGCGAAGGCCGCCGGCACCGTCGCCCCCTCGCTCTCCGACGACGCCGCCGAACGCTTGAAGGCGCACCCGTGGCGCGGCAACGTGCGCGAGCTGCGAAACGTTATCCAGCGCTCCGTGCTCTTCTGCAACGGCGCGGTCCTTGACGCCAAAGGCCTCCAGTTCGAGACGCTCGGGGCCGTCATGTCGGCGCCGCACGCGTCGGCAGCGACGATGCCGCCGGCGCCTTCGTCCCATGACGAGGGCGGCGCCGACCTCTCGCCGGACCGGCAGGAGCGTCGCGTGCGTGTGCTGGACGCCCTCGAAAAGACCGTGTGGAACCAGACCCGCGCCGCCGAGATCTTGGGAATCTCGCGCCGGACGCTGCAGTCGTGGCTCATCGAGCTCAACATCCCGCGCCCGCGCGCCGGACGGTGA
- a CDS encoding serine/threonine protein kinase: MSATRTVGRYELHDEFASGGMASVHLGRLLGAAGFVKVVAIKRLHAQFADDVDLVSRLLEEARLSERIRHPNVVATLDVVAEERELLLVMEYVHGETLARLARAAREAGATCPPEIVARIGHDVLSGLAAAHGARGADGQPLTIVHRDISPQNILVGADGVTRLLDFGIAKAMGSIGHTREGHLKGKVPYMAPELLRYEPATPVTDLEAGVGLGSWCGRRLFRADTEMEAMGRVIMGTIPCDPGSLAEGVSPVDDVILKALNRDEVARFQDAASMAEELERAVRLATPAEVAAWVETLAGPALREKQERVRAVEQARSLVPASDATPVAHTRDREPESATPRRGALVAIFALATLVAGGAWFSMRQRPVPSVAEPVAPSLSSAVPSAAPSSATPQTAGEGGELDASAASESDASAVAAFGVDAGKSVVVRGGGRRGAARGDAGPATSTSATPVPATTPDCDPPYSVDAMGRKRFKLECVGK; this comes from the coding sequence ATGTCCGCCACGCGCACCGTTGGCCGCTACGAGCTCCACGACGAATTTGCGTCGGGCGGCATGGCTTCGGTGCATTTGGGGCGGCTCCTCGGAGCGGCGGGCTTCGTCAAGGTCGTCGCCATCAAGCGGTTGCACGCGCAGTTCGCCGACGACGTCGACCTCGTGAGTCGCTTGCTCGAAGAGGCGCGGCTCTCGGAGCGCATTCGTCACCCGAACGTCGTCGCGACGCTCGACGTCGTTGCCGAGGAGCGCGAACTGCTCCTCGTTATGGAATACGTCCACGGCGAGACCCTCGCGCGGCTCGCTCGCGCGGCGCGCGAAGCGGGCGCGACGTGCCCGCCGGAGATCGTGGCGCGCATCGGTCACGATGTCCTCTCCGGCCTCGCGGCGGCGCACGGCGCCCGCGGAGCCGATGGTCAGCCGCTCACCATCGTGCACCGCGACATTTCGCCCCAGAACATCCTAGTCGGCGCCGATGGCGTCACGCGCTTGCTCGACTTCGGCATCGCCAAGGCGATGGGCAGCATCGGGCACACCCGTGAGGGGCACCTCAAAGGCAAGGTGCCGTACATGGCGCCCGAGCTCTTGCGATACGAACCTGCAACGCCGGTCACCGATCTTGAGGCTGGGGTCGGCCTGGGGAGCTGGTGCGGCCGGCGGCTCTTCCGCGCCGACACCGAGATGGAAGCCATGGGGCGCGTGATCATGGGAACGATCCCCTGTGATCCCGGCTCGCTCGCGGAAGGCGTTAGCCCCGTCGACGACGTCATCTTGAAGGCGCTCAACCGCGACGAGGTGGCGCGGTTTCAAGACGCGGCGAGCATGGCGGAGGAGCTTGAACGAGCGGTGCGACTCGCAACGCCGGCCGAGGTGGCCGCGTGGGTCGAGACCCTCGCGGGCCCCGCCCTTCGCGAAAAGCAGGAGCGCGTTCGGGCCGTCGAGCAGGCGCGCAGCCTGGTGCCCGCGAGCGACGCGACGCCCGTCGCTCACACGCGAGACCGAGAGCCCGAGTCGGCGACGCCTCGCCGCGGCGCCCTCGTCGCGATCTTCGCGCTCGCGACCCTCGTCGCCGGCGGCGCGTGGTTCTCGATGCGGCAGCGCCCGGTACCGTCCGTCGCCGAGCCCGTCGCCCCGTCCTTGAGCTCCGCCGTGCCGAGCGCGGCTCCTTCGAGCGCCACGCCCCAAACAGCCGGGGAGGGCGGGGAGCTCGATGCGTCGGCCGCGAGCGAGTCCGATGCGTCGGCGGTTGCGGCCTTTGGCGTGGACGCGGGCAAGAGCGTCGTCGTGCGCGGCGGCGGGCGCCGGGGCGCGGCGCGCGGCGACGCCGGTCCCGCCACATCCACGAGCGCGACGCCCGTGCCGGCCACGACACCAGACTGTGATCCGCCGTACTCCGTCGATGCCATGGGTCGCAAGCGCTTCAAGCTGGAGTGCGTGGGCAAATAG